Genomic window (bacterium):
CGGCCCAGACCGCGCGCGGTCTCGGCGATCCACTCCACGGCCTTCACGTATTCGCTCTCGAAGGAGCCGTCGCCCGCGCGACAGATCATCAGGTCGGCCTCGGGCGCCAGACCCGCCCAGGTGCCGGCCGGCACGCCGTAGGCGGTGGCCAGTCCGTTGCCCGCGGCGATCGACGCGCAGGCCGTGCCGTGGCCCACCACGTCGACCGAGTTGCAGACGCCGCTGCCGGCGAGGGCGGCGTTCAGTTGATCCCGTGTGTAGAGGGTGCCCTGCTTGATATCGAGGTCCAGGCCCATGTATTCGATGCCCACCGGCGCCTCGTTGCCGATGGTGCCGCCGCTGTCGTCGTAGCTCGAATCCAGCATGTCCCAGAGGTACATGATGCGCGATTCGCCGTCCTCGTTCACGAAATCGCCGTGACGCCAGTCGATGCCGGAATCGACCACGCCGACGATGACGCCCTCGCCCGTCAGGCCCTGGTGGTCGAATCCGCCCTCGCCGCGCATGCCGAGCACCTTGTCGGCGAAGCTCGCCTTGGCGCGGGTCGGCGGTTCGGGAATGCGCGTGGGCTTGACGACGTCGACGTCCTGGACGGCCTCGATGCGGGCCAGCCGCAGCAGACCCGCCACCGGCACGTCCGCCATCACACGGTTCCCGTGCACGCTGTACACGGCGATGCCGGCGTTGGCCAGGGCGGAAACGTCGTGCCCGTCCGCCAGGGCGATGGAGACCCGCACCAGCGGCTGGGGATCGTCGCCCGCGATGCCGAAGATGAGGTCCAGCTGCTCGTCGCTGTACGCGAAATCCGAAGGATTGCGCCTGTCCCCGGTGAACTGCGCGTAAAGATTGCGCAGCTCCGGCGCGAGCTTGTCCAGTTCCGACTCGCCGCGGGTCAGGAAGGGGGTGGTCTTCAGGGTGTCGGTGGGGTAGGGGAACCTGTCCAGCCCCTTCGCTCCCCCGGCGCAAGCGCTGTCGAGGGACGGCGACACCAGGGCGGCGATCGTCAGGACGGCCGCCGCGGCGAAGATCAATCCGCGCCTCCCGCCGGACGAACGATGATGATTCGGCCTCATTGTCAACGACATGGTCTTCTCCTTAGCGATGTTCCAGGATCGATGGTTTCTGTCAGGCTAGCCGGAATCCAACATTTTGTCGTCCATTTCTGTCGAACTGAGTGTTTAGCTCGTTTCCTTTCCGGCACTCGCGGGCGCGGGGCGGGTCTGGGACCGTCGATAAATTTGATTTATCATGAACATGGCCGGTAAACAGGCCGGCCGTTGCCGAGTTCCCGCGTTGTGGACGGTCCGGCGGGATGCCATCTTACGGTCATGCGCGACGAAGTGTCCCGGGAATCGCGCGAGGATGCGGTCCTCGCCAGCCTCACGACCCGCCGTTACCTGCTGGGCATGGTTTTCCAGGGGGTGTGGTGGGCCGGCTACCTGCTGTTCCCCTTCGTCCTCGCCAAGTCCCTGCACGCGCCCGGAGCCCTGGTCACCCTGGCGGTGACCATGGACACCGCCGGCATGCTGTTGGCCCTGTACTGGGGACACCTGATGGCCCGCCGCGGCCGGCGGCGCTGGCTCCTGCGGGGCGGTCTCGGCGGCCGCCTGATCCTGCTGCTGACGCCCCTGGCGACCACTCCCGTCGCCTTCGTGGCGCTCCTGGCGGTCGTGCATTTCTTCGGCTCGCTGGTCTATCCCGCCGTCAACGGCATCCTGCAGGCCAACCTGCCCGCGGACAGGCGGGGGCGGGTCTTCGGCCAGGGCGCCCTGATCCAGAACCTCACGACGGCGGCGATCAGCCTCGCGGTGGGCGCCCTGCTGGAGCGGGATGCCGGGCTGTACCGCGCGATCTTCCCCGTCATGGGCACGTCGGGCTTCGTCTACCTCTGGATCCTCAGCCGCCTGCCGCGGCCCGCGGGAGATACCGCCGTGGATCCGCCGGCGGGCTTCGCCGACATCTTCACGGTGCCACGCCTGCCCCTGGGACCGGTCCGCTGGCGGAGGCTGGCGGCCGCGCTGGCGACTCCCTTCCGCCAGGCGCTGCAGACCTACCGGGAGGACCGGGCCTATCTCTGGTACGAGATCAACTTCATGATCTACGGCACGGCCTTCATGATGCTCAATCCCGTGGTGCCGCTGTACTTCACCGAACGCCTGGATCTGGGCTACGCGCAGATCACCAACGCCCGCGTCCTGATCGCCTCGCTGGGTGTGGCGGTACTGGGCCCGCTGACCGGACGCCTCATGGACCGCTTCCACCCGGTGCGTCTCTGCACGATCGCCTTCGCGGTGCTGGTCCTGTATCCGGCGGCCCTGGCCCTCGCGGGCCGGTTCTCCGTCCTGTCGCCGGCGGCGGCGGCCTATCTCGCCTTCGGCGTCTACGCCCTAGGCATGTCGGGGGTCAACGTCGCCTGGCACGTCGGATCGATCTCCTTCGCGCCGCCCGGTCAGGGGGGATACTACCAGGGCATACACGTGACCATGGTGGGCGTGCGCGGCGTGGTCGGACCGCTGGCCGGGTACGCCGTGCTGAGGCTGCTGGGCTACCTGGAGGTCTTCGTCGCGGCGGCTATCTTCTTCCTGCTGGCGTCGTTCTCGTCGGTTTTCCTGTGGCGGTGGATGAAACGAGCGGCGGACGCGTC
Coding sequences:
- a CDS encoding MFS transporter; amino-acid sequence: MRDEVSRESREDAVLASLTTRRYLLGMVFQGVWWAGYLLFPFVLAKSLHAPGALVTLAVTMDTAGMLLALYWGHLMARRGRRRWLLRGGLGGRLILLLTPLATTPVAFVALLAVVHFFGSLVYPAVNGILQANLPADRRGRVFGQGALIQNLTTAAISLAVGALLERDAGLYRAIFPVMGTSGFVYLWILSRLPRPAGDTAVDPPAGFADIFTVPRLPLGPVRWRRLAAALATPFRQALQTYREDRAYLWYEINFMIYGTAFMMLNPVVPLYFTERLDLGYAQITNARVLIASLGVAVLGPLTGRLMDRFHPVRLCTIAFAVLVLYPAALALAGRFSVLSPAAAAYLAFGVYALGMSGVNVAWHVGSISFAPPGQGGYYQGIHVTMVGVRGVVGPLAGYAVLRLLGYLEVFVAAAIFFLLASFSSVFLWRWMKRAADASGEV